Proteins encoded within one genomic window of Pongo pygmaeus isolate AG05252 chromosome 6, NHGRI_mPonPyg2-v2.0_pri, whole genome shotgun sequence:
- the GRIFIN gene encoding grifin → MGGFESLEGPVIPEEKPGRGPCLDLVVPPPFYIPRLPVPSHSGWEQMAVQFEAFCAGGLAHGWNLLVQGHADSGEDRFETNFLLETGDIAFHIKSQFSSAAVVGNAFQGGRWGPEQVSSIFPLALGEPLEMEVSSDARHFHVYALEHKVLQFPRRQRPLGAITRVCVLNDHRLVQVELAKRGLSWGDWGY, encoded by the exons ATGGGAGGGTTCGAGTCCCTGGAGGGGCCCGTGATCCCGGAGGAAAAGCCGGGCCGGGGTCCCTGCCTGGACCTTGTCGTCCCT CCCCCCTTCTATATCCCCAGGCTCCCCGTGCCCTCCCACAGTGGCTGGGAGCAGATGGCAGTGCAG TTTGAAGCCTTCTGTGCGGGGGGCCTGGCCCACGGCTGGAACCTGCTGGTCCAGGGACATGCTGACTCTGGAGAGGACAG GTTCGAGACTAACTTCTTGTTGGAGACAGGGGACATTGCCTTCCACATCAAGTCCCAGTTCTCCAGCGCCGCCGTGGTGGGCAATGCCTTCCAGGGTGGCCGCTGGGGCCCGGAGCAGGTGTCTAGCATCTTCCCGCTGGCCCTGGGGGAGCCCTTGGAG ATGGAGGTCAGCTCGGACGCGAGGCACTTCCACGTCTACGCCCTGGAGCACAAGGTGCTGCAGTTCCCACGCCGTCAGAGGCCACTGGGCGCCATCACCAGGGTGTGCGTGCTGAATGACCACCGCCTGGTCCAGGTGGAGCTGGCCAAGAGGGGCCTGAGCTGGGG GGACTGGGGCTACTGA